CGTCATTACCGAGTTCCTGAACACGCCCGAAGGCCTGGAACTGGCCGAGATGTTCCCGAAGATCGGTCGGAGCCGCGTCCGTCGCCAGGTCCTCGATCTCGTGCGCGCCATGGCCGACGAGAAAGGCCGCGATAAGGCCTGACAATACTCTTTAGCGGATCTCCGACGCCGGGCGGGATTCAGTCTCGAATGCCCGCTTTCCGCCACGCCGCCAGAGCGCCAGGGTGTGCTCGGCATCGTCGGCCTTGAGCATGTTCGCCAGGAACGTGAAGGCCCCGTAGAGCGCGGCGCGATCATCGCGGGTCAGTTCGACGAGGCCAGACTTCTGCACCAGGCCTCCCAGCTCGATCAGGTGGCGGGTTCGCTCGCGCCGCTTCACCACCCAGGCCCGCGTGTCCATGCGGGCTCGCCACGCTTCCAGGCGGTGGCGCGCGGCCCTCGTTCGGCGCTCGGCGTCATTGTTCGCCGCCAGCACTTGCCGGAGCGCCGTCCTTGCCGCCGCGAAAGAACCCCGCGCCGCGCTTCCTCCAGCCTTCCTTGCGAGC
The DNA window shown above is from Caulobacter sp. FWC26 and carries:
- a CDS encoding conjugal transfer protein TraD, producing MDTRAWVVKRRERTRHLIELGGLVQKSGLVELTRDDRAALYGAFTFLANMLKADDAEHTLALWRRGGKRAFETESRPASEIR